GACATAGCAGTAGATGCCCTGGCCCTTGATGTCGTGCGGGTATCCGACGACCGCGCTTTCGGCGACCAGCGGGTGAGAGACCAGCGCGCTTTCCACCTCGGCGGTCCCCATGCGGTGGCCGGACACGTTGATCACATCGTCCACCCGGCCGGTGATGCGGTAATAGCCGTCCTCGTCACGCTTGCAGCCATCGCCAGTGAAATACTTGCCCTTGTAGGTTTGGAAATACGTCTGCTCGAAGCGTTCGTGATCGCCGTAAACGGTCCGCGCCTGGCCCGGCCAGCTGTGTGTGATGCAAAGATTGCCCTCGTTCGCGCCTTCCAGCACCGCGCCGTCGTTGTCGACCAGCTGCAGTTGCACTCCGAAGAATGGCAGTCCGGCGCTGCCCGGTTTCATGTCGTGGGCGCCGGGAAGGGTCGTCAGCATGCAGCCACCCGTTTCGGTCTGCCACCAGGTATCGATGATGGGGCAGCGCTCTTCCCCGACCACTTCGAAATACCAGCGCCATGCCTCCGGGTTGATCGGTTCGCCGACCGTCCCGAGGAGGCGGAGCGACGAGCGGTCGTGCCTGGTCACGAAGTCGTCGCCTTCGCGCATCAATGCGCGGATCGCGGTCGGGGCCGTGTAGAGGATGTTGACCTTGTGCTTTTCGACGACCTGCCAGAAGCGGCCGTGATCGGGGTAGTTCGGCACGCCCTCGAAGATAACCTGCGTGGCCCCGTTCAGCAGCGGGCCGTAGGCTATATAGCTGTGCCCGGTGACCCAGCCGATATCTGCTGAACACCAGAAGACTTCGCCCGGCTGGTAGTCGAAAATGTAGTTGAATGTCGTCGCCGTCCACACGCCATAGCCCCCGGTCGTATGCACCACACCCTTGGGCTTTCCGGTGGAACCGGAGGTGTAGAGGATGAACAGCGGATCTTCGGCATCCATCGGCTCGCAGGGGCAATCCGCGTCGGAGCGCACGTCATGGTACCAGTGGTCGCGGCCATCGGTCATCGGGACGTCTGCGCCGGTGTGCTTGACGACCAGCATTCCGTCGAGCGGGGTGTCGTGATCCGGCTCTGCCAGGGCGGCATCGACATTGGTCTTGAGCGGCACGCGCTTGCTCCCGCGCAGGCCCTCGTCGGCAGTGACCACGAACCGGCTGCCGCAGCCCTCGATACGGCCGGCCAGCGCCTCGGGCGAAAAGCCGCCGAAGACGACCGAATGGATTGCTCCGAGCCTGGCGCAGGCAAGCATGGCCAGCACGCCTTCGATGATCATCGGCATGTAGATCGTCACGCGATCGCCCTTCTTCACGCCGATCGCCTTCAGCGCGTTCGCCATAGCGACCACTTCGGATTGCAATTCGCGATAGGTGAGGGTGCGCCCCGGGCTCTGCGGATCGTCCGGCTCGAAAATCAGCGCCGTCGCATCGGGGCGCGATGCGGCATGGCGGTCCACCGCATTGTGGCACAGGTTGAGCTTGCCGTCGGCGAACCACGCAATATCGACCGGGTCGAAAGACCACTCACCGCCCTTGGTCGGAGCCTTCACCCAGTCCAGCCGCTCCGCCTGCTCGAGCCAGAACGCATCGCTCTCTTCCACCGAACGGCGGTACATCGTTTCGTAGTCGCTGCTGGTGCAGTGCGTGGCTGCCGAACTCTGCGGACGTTTGACGGTGTCGAGCATGAAAGTGTCTCCCTTCAGCGACGGCATAGCAGGTAAGCGGCCAGTCGCGCTTTCAGACGAAGGTCTTACGACCAATCGCCCATTTATCCAGTCCAGCCTTGCCCATCATAATCGCCCGACAAGAAATAGAGGGAGGTTGGAATGACTGGGAAGTCCTTGAAATTGGCGCTGCGAACCGGCTTGCTCGCTTCGACCTGCCTGATCGCCGTGCCAGCTTCGGCGCAGGATGCCGACGTCGAACAGCGGCTCGAGAGGCTCGAAGCGCTGGTCATGCAATTGGTGGAACGCCTCGACGCCAAGGATGGCGAAATGGATGCGGCCCGCGCGGAAACCGTCGCGGCCACACAGCAGGCGCTGGCCGAGACTCGCGCCCTGCAACTGCGGCAGGAAGAACTTGCCGCGCAGATCGACGAGCCCAAGAAGCAGGAAGACAAGGGCTTCCGCGTCGGCAACACCACGGTGTCCTACGCCGGCTATGTAAAGCTCGACGCGATCAGCCAGCGCACCAGCGGCGGACAGGTCGCATCCGGCAGCATCGTGCGTGACTTTCTGATCCCCGGGGCCATCCCTGTCGGCGGAGACGGGTCGGGCTGGGACACGGATTTCAATGCGCGCCAATCGCGGTTCATCTTCAAGACCGCGACCGATGTCGGGGCCGAGCATACGCTCAACTCGCAAATCGAGCTCGATTTCATGGTCACGCCCGACGGCGACGAGCGGATTTCCAATAGCTATACCCCCCGGTTGCGGCAGGCCTTCATCACCTACGACAACTGGCTGTTCGGCCAGGCCTGGACGACCTTCCAGAATGTCGGCGCCTTGCCGGAAAGCCTCGATTTCATCGGCACGACGCCGGGTACGATCTTCGCCCGCCAGCCGATGATCCGCTACACCGACGGCGGTTTGATGCTGGCTGTGGAACAGCCCGAAACGACCGTGACATCGAGCACGGGCGCCAGGGTCATAGCGGGCGACGATTCGCTCCCAGATATCGTTGCCCGCTACAATTTCAGCGGCGACTGGGGCTCGCTGTCAGCCTCCGGCATCCTGCGCAATCTGAAGATCTCGGAGGATGATTTCGGCACCGATGGCGACAGCGCGATCGGATACGGGGTCAGCCTGTCCGGCAAGCTCAAGCTGGGCGAACGCGACGATTTCCGGTTCATGGGAACGGTGGGTGACGGGTTGGGACGCTATATCGGCCTCAATATCGTCAATGATGCTGCGCTGGACCTCGACGGCGATCTCGACCCGATCTTCACCTATTCGGGTTTCGGCGCCTATCGCCATATGTGGTCCGACAAGGTCCGCTCCAACATCGCGGCGTCCTATTTCAAGGCCGACAATCCGGTATTGCTGACCTCCGGCGCGGTGACCGACGAAAGCTGGAACGTGCTGGCGAACATCATCTATTCGCCAGTCAAACCGGTCGATATCGGGATTGAGTACATGTACGCAGAACGGACACTGGAAAACGGCCAGTCGGGCAATCTGCAAAAGATCCAGGTCTCGACGAAATACTCGTTCTGACGTCAGCGGGTATCAAC
This DNA window, taken from Qipengyuania seohaensis, encodes the following:
- a CDS encoding DcaP family trimeric outer membrane transporter; the encoded protein is MTGKSLKLALRTGLLASTCLIAVPASAQDADVEQRLERLEALVMQLVERLDAKDGEMDAARAETVAATQQALAETRALQLRQEELAAQIDEPKKQEDKGFRVGNTTVSYAGYVKLDAISQRTSGGQVASGSIVRDFLIPGAIPVGGDGSGWDTDFNARQSRFIFKTATDVGAEHTLNSQIELDFMVTPDGDERISNSYTPRLRQAFITYDNWLFGQAWTTFQNVGALPESLDFIGTTPGTIFARQPMIRYTDGGLMLAVEQPETTVTSSTGARVIAGDDSLPDIVARYNFSGDWGSLSASGILRNLKISEDDFGTDGDSAIGYGVSLSGKLKLGERDDFRFMGTVGDGLGRYIGLNIVNDAALDLDGDLDPIFTYSGFGAYRHMWSDKVRSNIAASYFKADNPVLLTSGAVTDESWNVLANIIYSPVKPVDIGIEYMYAERTLENGQSGNLQKIQVSTKYSF
- the acs gene encoding acetate--CoA ligase, translating into MLDTVKRPQSSAATHCTSSDYETMYRRSVEESDAFWLEQAERLDWVKAPTKGGEWSFDPVDIAWFADGKLNLCHNAVDRHAASRPDATALIFEPDDPQSPGRTLTYRELQSEVVAMANALKAIGVKKGDRVTIYMPMIIEGVLAMLACARLGAIHSVVFGGFSPEALAGRIEGCGSRFVVTADEGLRGSKRVPLKTNVDAALAEPDHDTPLDGMLVVKHTGADVPMTDGRDHWYHDVRSDADCPCEPMDAEDPLFILYTSGSTGKPKGVVHTTGGYGVWTATTFNYIFDYQPGEVFWCSADIGWVTGHSYIAYGPLLNGATQVIFEGVPNYPDHGRFWQVVEKHKVNILYTAPTAIRALMREGDDFVTRHDRSSLRLLGTVGEPINPEAWRWYFEVVGEERCPIIDTWWQTETGGCMLTTLPGAHDMKPGSAGLPFFGVQLQLVDNDGAVLEGANEGNLCITHSWPGQARTVYGDHERFEQTYFQTYKGKYFTGDGCKRDEDGYYRITGRVDDVINVSGHRMGTAEVESALVSHPLVAESAVVGYPHDIKGQGIYCYVTLNAGEDGSDALYTELRNHVRTEIGPIASPDHIQFTDGLPKTRSGKIMRRILRKIAENDYGSLGDTSTLADPSLVERLIEGRQNR